In Desulfobacterales bacterium, the following are encoded in one genomic region:
- a CDS encoding AtpZ/AtpI family protein, with product MKKENRQAFRELAFYSSLGLSVAFSIFIGLGLGLYLDRKLNTHPWGLFICLGLGIAAGFRNIGLAIKKTRKF from the coding sequence TTGAAAAAAGAAAACCGGCAAGCATTCAGGGAACTGGCTTTTTACAGCAGTCTCGGCCTGTCGGTGGCATTTTCGATCTTCATCGGGCTCGGGCTCGGGCTTTATTTGGACCGCAAACTCAACACCCATCCGTGGGGGTTGTTTATCTGTCTGGGACTTGGAATCGCCGCCGGTTTTCGCAACATCGGACTTGCCATTAAAAAAACCAGGAAGTTCTGA
- a CDS encoding ATP synthase subunit I has product MNIQQRLLVFVTRSNWVLFAIASILSVSLFSLDFAGGIFFGGLIVTVNFHLLSGTLKKTLTPPHIGSHTLVLAKYYFRFVVSGAIIFLLIWEHIVDPVGLIIGLSVVVASIMLATMREIKLLLCKEAV; this is encoded by the coding sequence GTGAATATTCAACAGCGATTATTGGTATTTGTCACCCGATCCAATTGGGTGCTGTTTGCCATCGCCAGCATTCTGAGTGTTTCCCTGTTTTCTTTAGACTTTGCGGGCGGCATTTTTTTCGGTGGTCTTATTGTCACGGTCAACTTTCACCTATTGTCCGGAACGCTGAAAAAAACGCTCACACCGCCGCACATCGGGTCGCATACTCTGGTTCTGGCAAAGTACTATTTTCGGTTCGTTGTCAGCGGCGCGATCATTTTCCTGCTTATTTGGGAACATATCGTAGACCCCGTGGGGCTTATCATCGGTCTTTCCGTGGTCGTGGCCAGCATTATGCTCGCCACCATGCGTGAAATCAAACTTTTACTCTGCAAGGAGGCTGTATAA
- the atpB gene encoding F0F1 ATP synthase subunit A, giving the protein MEHPYLFLVKLFEMVGLGSFAHHYPHVIYSWFVIVVLIIVGAMAAKTVSLIPTKMQNFFEVVISGMEEFMVDITGEEGRWLFPLLATVFIYIAACNLIGLVPGFFPPTANLNTTLSCALVVVVSTHLIGVKYHGAKYIKHFMGPIWWLVPIIFFIEVIGHIARILSLSIRLFGNMMGHELVLGILFMLAGAFLAPLPIMALGIFVALVQAFVFFLLSVMYFTGAMEHAH; this is encoded by the coding sequence GTGGAACATCCGTATTTGTTTTTGGTCAAATTGTTCGAGATGGTCGGCTTGGGCAGTTTTGCCCATCATTATCCGCATGTTATTTATTCCTGGTTTGTCATCGTCGTTCTGATTATTGTGGGTGCGATGGCTGCCAAAACCGTAAGTCTGATTCCCACCAAAATGCAGAACTTTTTTGAGGTGGTCATTTCGGGGATGGAAGAATTCATGGTCGACATCACCGGCGAGGAAGGCCGGTGGCTCTTCCCGTTGCTGGCAACGGTATTTATCTACATCGCCGCATGCAACCTGATCGGCCTGGTTCCCGGTTTTTTCCCCCCGACGGCCAACTTGAACACCACCCTATCCTGCGCGCTTGTCGTTGTTGTTTCCACGCACCTCATCGGTGTGAAATACCACGGCGCAAAATACATCAAACACTTTATGGGTCCCATTTGGTGGCTGGTACCGATTATTTTCTTTATCGAAGTAATCGGTCATATCGCCCGAATCTTGAGCCTGTCCATTCGTCTTTTCGGTAACATGATGGGCCATGAACTGGTGTTGGGAATTTTATTCATGCTCGCGGGCGCCTTTCTGGCACCGCTGCCGATTATGGCGTTGGGTATTTTCGTGGCCCTGGTGCAGGCGTTCGTTTTCTTCCTGCTCTCGGTCATGTACTTTACCGGCGCAATGGAACATGCCCATTAA
- the atpE gene encoding ATP synthase F0 subunit C has translation MEANALQFFIACVTAAGFGIAVAAFGCGIAQGLGLKAAVEGIARNPESSGKVTVTLLIGLALIESLCIYALVIALILIFAHPQAAAIAGLLGGGAH, from the coding sequence ATGGAAGCGAATGCATTACAGTTTTTTATTGCTTGCGTTACCGCAGCTGGTTTCGGTATCGCCGTTGCAGCGTTTGGTTGCGGTATTGCCCAGGGCCTCGGCCTGAAAGCAGCCGTCGAAGGGATTGCCCGGAACCCCGAATCTTCAGGTAAGGTAACGGTTACCCTGCTGATCGGTCTGGCGCTGATCGAGTCTTTGTGTATTTACGCTCTGGTTATCGCGCTGATTCTGATTTTTGCGCATCCGCAGGCAGCAGCCATCGCCGGCTTGTTAGGTGGCGGCGCGCACTAA
- the uvrA gene encoding excinuclease ABC subunit UvrA → MQTDKIMIRGARQHNLKGIDVDIPRNALVVVTGLSGSGKSSLAFDTLYAEGQRRYVESLSAYARQFLERLEKPDVDHIEGLSPAIAIEQKSAGHNPRSTVGTVTEIYDYLRLLYARVGVPRCHQCGAVISAQSIDQMVDQVMALPEGTRIILLSPLVSAAKGGHEKLIQRLRKDGFARVRVDGRMLEIEAVKGLDKQTPHTIDVVVDRLIVKPEIKNRLADSLELALAQSAGRAMVDVITGDEVNSSLFFSEKAVCVTCDVSYPELTPASFSFNSPQGACPECNGLGAITEFDPELIFPNPSLSLRQGAAAPWATRSSLYFIEFLEALTACYQVDIYTPYKALPEAFQQVLLYGSGETQIPFSFMRKERRVTIQKPFEGIIPNLKRRYRESDSRQIREEVSRFMNYRTCSACRGAKLNPASRSVTLGGVRIHELTAMTVEKVRAFFDQLSLNEKEGAIARNIVKEVGARIGFLEDVGLSYLTLDRSAQSLSGGESQRIRLATQIGSKLTGVLYVLDEPSIGLHQRDNLRLLNALFKMRDLGNTVLVVEHDETTIRTCDHVIDMGPGAGVNGGRILYSGPPGQLSAVAESLTGQYLSGQRQVPVPAVRRCGNGTRLLIEGASENNLKDIDVAFPLGCLICVTGVSGSGKSSLVLETLYPAIAQQLYRSRSRAGRYRHISGLNHIDKIVHIDQSPIGKTPRSNPGTYTGLFTYIRDLFAKTADARMRGYKSGRFSFNVKGGRCEACGGDGIIRIEMHFLPDVYVTCDVCHGKRYNRETLEIRYKGKTIAEVLNMTINQCRAFFEPIRLIREKLETLQDVGVGYIKIGQSATTLSGGEAQRIKLARELSKQGTGKTLYILDEPTTGLHMEDVRHLLEVLNRLVDAGNTILVIEHNLDVIKTADYIIDLGPEGGEAGGRILGCGTPEEIAAMPESHTGRYLKVVLEKRGMTPS, encoded by the coding sequence TTGCAAACAGATAAAATTATGATTCGCGGGGCGCGGCAACATAACCTGAAGGGGATAGATGTGGATATTCCCCGAAATGCCCTGGTTGTGGTAACGGGCCTTTCGGGATCCGGTAAATCAAGCCTGGCGTTTGATACCTTGTATGCCGAGGGGCAGCGCCGGTATGTGGAATCGTTGAGCGCCTATGCCCGGCAGTTTCTGGAACGGCTTGAAAAACCGGATGTGGATCATATCGAGGGGCTTTCCCCCGCCATTGCCATTGAGCAAAAAAGCGCTGGGCACAACCCCCGCTCCACGGTAGGCACCGTGACCGAAATTTACGATTATTTAAGGTTGCTCTATGCCCGGGTCGGGGTGCCCCGCTGCCATCAATGCGGCGCCGTCATCAGCGCGCAGAGCATCGACCAAATGGTCGATCAGGTGATGGCGTTGCCGGAAGGAACGCGCATCATTTTGCTTTCGCCTCTGGTGTCGGCTGCAAAAGGGGGGCATGAGAAACTGATTCAACGATTGCGAAAGGATGGGTTTGCTCGTGTTCGGGTGGATGGCCGAATGCTGGAAATAGAAGCGGTGAAAGGTCTGGACAAGCAGACGCCGCACACGATCGACGTGGTCGTGGACCGGTTGATCGTCAAACCCGAAATCAAAAATCGCCTGGCCGATTCACTGGAGTTGGCCTTGGCCCAGTCGGCAGGCCGCGCGATGGTGGATGTCATAACAGGGGATGAGGTGAATAGCAGCCTTTTTTTCAGCGAGAAGGCTGTCTGCGTTACCTGTGATGTCAGTTATCCTGAATTGACGCCGGCCAGCTTTTCATTTAACTCGCCGCAGGGTGCCTGCCCGGAATGCAACGGACTGGGCGCTATTACCGAATTTGATCCGGAGCTCATCTTCCCGAATCCCTCGCTTTCCCTGCGCCAAGGGGCGGCAGCGCCATGGGCGACTCGCAGTTCTCTGTATTTCATAGAATTTTTAGAGGCACTCACCGCCTGTTATCAGGTGGATATTTATACGCCCTACAAGGCGCTGCCCGAAGCCTTTCAGCAGGTCCTTCTCTACGGCTCGGGAGAGACGCAAATTCCCTTTTCCTTTATGCGCAAGGAACGTCGGGTGACCATTCAAAAGCCCTTTGAAGGAATAATTCCCAATTTAAAACGGCGCTATCGGGAAAGCGATTCCCGCCAGATTCGGGAGGAGGTCTCCCGGTTTATGAATTATCGCACCTGCTCCGCCTGCCGGGGTGCCAAATTGAATCCGGCGAGCCGATCGGTGACGCTTGGCGGTGTGCGCATTCATGAGTTGACGGCCATGACCGTGGAAAAGGTTCGAGCGTTTTTTGATCAGCTTTCCCTGAATGAGAAAGAAGGGGCCATTGCCCGGAATATTGTCAAGGAGGTCGGAGCCAGAATCGGCTTTCTGGAAGATGTCGGTTTATCCTATCTGACCCTGGACCGGTCGGCGCAGAGCTTGTCCGGTGGAGAAAGCCAGCGAATCCGGTTGGCCACCCAGATCGGATCAAAATTAACGGGGGTTCTGTATGTATTGGATGAACCGAGCATCGGGCTGCATCAGCGGGATAATTTGCGGCTGCTGAATGCGTTGTTTAAAATGCGTGATTTGGGTAATACCGTGCTGGTGGTGGAACACGATGAAACCACCATTCGCACCTGCGACCACGTGATCGATATGGGCCCCGGTGCCGGCGTGAACGGCGGGCGAATTCTGTATTCGGGGCCGCCCGGCCAGCTTTCAGCGGTTGCCGAGTCCTTGACCGGGCAGTATCTATCGGGACAAAGACAGGTGCCGGTGCCGGCCGTTCGCCGTTGCGGGAATGGGACAAGGCTTTTGATCGAGGGCGCCTCGGAAAATAATCTGAAGGACATCGATGTGGCGTTTCCCTTAGGGTGTTTGATCTGTGTGACGGGGGTGTCCGGGTCTGGAAAATCAAGTCTCGTTCTGGAAACCTTATACCCGGCGATAGCACAGCAATTATACCGGTCCCGCAGCCGGGCCGGCCGGTATCGGCATATTTCCGGGTTGAATCATATCGACAAGATCGTTCATATCGATCAAAGCCCCATCGGCAAAACGCCCAGATCCAATCCCGGCACCTATACCGGCCTGTTTACCTATATTCGGGATCTTTTTGCCAAAACAGCGGATGCCCGTATGCGGGGGTATAAATCAGGGCGGTTCAGTTTCAATGTGAAAGGCGGCCGGTGTGAGGCTTGCGGCGGGGACGGCATTATTCGTATTGAGATGCATTTTTTGCCGGATGTGTATGTGACCTGCGATGTCTGCCACGGCAAACGGTATAACCGAGAAACCCTGGAGATCCGATACAAGGGAAAAACCATCGCCGAGGTGCTGAATATGACCATCAACCAGTGCCGGGCCTTTTTTGAACCTATTCGGCTCATTCGGGAAAAGCTTGAAACCCTGCAGGATGTGGGGGTCGGCTATATTAAAATAGGTCAGTCGGCCACCACGCTGTCCGGCGGAGAGGCCCAGCGCATCAAGCTGGCCCGGGAGCTTAGTAAGCAGGGTACCGGAAAGACGCTCTACATACTCGATGAACCGACCACGGGCCTTCACATGGAAGATGTGCGCCATTTGCTTGAAGTGTTAAATCGCTTGGTGGACGCGGGAAATACCATTCTGGTGATTGAGCATAACCTGGATGTGATTAAAACGGCCGATTATATTATTGACCTTGGGCCAGAGGGCGGCGAGGCCGGGGGACGAATTCTAGGATGCGGCACGCCGGAAGAGATTGCGGCCATGCCCGAATCCCATACCGGCCGGTATCTTAAAGTCGTGTTGGAAAAGAGGGGGATGACGCCGAGCTGA
- the pdxA gene encoding 4-hydroxythreonine-4-phosphate dehydrogenase PdxA: MSNKLPLPIIGITMGDPVGVGPEIVIKTFEDATLSALCRPLVVGDVSRLAWIAHRMGSRLRLNPIPAPAKGVYEAGVLNVLQVSPLLPDRIDWGHPTYETGRAMVSYIETAVDLAVQGEIAAMVTCPINKKAMAEAGFDFPGHTELLAKRTGTEQVVMMLAGTRLRVVLVTIHTALCRVAAELSTQRILETIILTAHALRERFGMVDPRLAVAGLNPHAGEGGLFGDEEARLILPAVLAARAAGVNASGPFAPDTVFYHAAAGQFDGVVCMYHDQGLIPFKLLHFEDGVNTTLGLPIIRTSVDHGTAYDIAGTGRANERSLRAAVEMAVQQVFFKAAAKL; this comes from the coding sequence ATGAGTAATAAATTACCACTTCCGATTATTGGCATTACCATGGGGGATCCGGTGGGGGTCGGCCCGGAAATTGTGATCAAGACCTTTGAGGATGCCACGTTATCGGCGCTGTGCCGGCCGTTGGTAGTGGGGGATGTCTCCCGGCTTGCATGGATTGCGCACCGCATGGGCAGCCGGTTGCGACTTAATCCGATACCCGCACCGGCCAAGGGGGTATACGAGGCGGGGGTGTTGAACGTGTTACAAGTTTCCCCGCTATTGCCGGACCGGATTGACTGGGGCCATCCGACTTATGAAACCGGACGGGCTATGGTCTCTTATATCGAAACAGCGGTTGATTTAGCGGTTCAAGGTGAAATAGCCGCCATGGTCACCTGCCCCATCAATAAAAAAGCCATGGCCGAGGCCGGTTTTGATTTCCCCGGGCATACGGAGTTGTTGGCCAAGCGGACGGGCACGGAGCAGGTGGTTATGATGCTTGCCGGTACGCGGCTGCGTGTGGTGCTGGTCACAATTCATACGGCCCTTTGCCGGGTGGCGGCAGAACTGAGCACGCAACGCATTTTGGAAACGATTATTCTAACAGCGCATGCCCTTCGGGAAAGATTCGGCATGGTTGATCCCCGGTTGGCGGTGGCGGGGTTAAACCCCCATGCGGGCGAGGGCGGCTTATTCGGGGATGAGGAGGCCCGGCTGATTCTGCCCGCCGTTCTGGCGGCAAGAGCGGCCGGGGTGAATGCTTCCGGCCCCTTTGCGCCGGACACGGTGTTTTATCATGCCGCCGCCGGACAGTTTGACGGGGTGGTTTGCATGTACCATGACCAGGGGTTGATTCCGTTTAAATTGCTGCATTTTGAAGACGGCGTCAATACGACCCTGGGCCTTCCCATTATCAGAACTTCCGTGGACCATGGGACGGCCTATGATATAGCTGGCACCGGCCGGGCGAATGAGAGAAGCCTTCGGGCGGCCGTTGAAATGGCGGTGCAACAGGTGTTTTTTAAAGCGGCTGCGAAATTGTAG
- the dnaA gene encoding chromosomal replication initiator protein DnaA — protein MDSLFQKVKAACKQQLPTHAFKMWIEPIEFSNIESNQLILGAPNFYIKRRFQDQFAGLVLSEWEHATGMRMSLQVDVLKNNGKQAVEPTGAEPKAPIQLALPGIQVKPFSGRLLRRDFTFDQFVVGTNNDFAFSAALAHASRKVMDQNPLMLLSQTGMGKSHLSQAVGHHILSERPHERVFYMTAEDFTNEMVQSLRQDCIDKFKKKYRDHCDVLLLEDVHFLSGKTRTQSELAATLDYLSDTGKKIIFSSCFSPVEIPKISDSLRSRLSSGLITRIDTPNFRTRVRILQKKAKAKNLNIPDDVIHYLAGELSENVRQLESGLIGVSAKSSLLSKEIDLDLAESVVKHITSQRQTITVESIKQLVCKQFGISAADIASKSRKQHISRPRQIAMYLSRKYTDSPLQTIGRSFNRYHATVLHAVNLVESGIKDSGVLKQQVNYLVDKLERGVF, from the coding sequence ATGGATTCACTATTTCAAAAAGTCAAGGCTGCCTGTAAACAACAACTTCCCACACACGCGTTCAAAATGTGGATCGAGCCGATCGAGTTTAGTAATATCGAGAGTAATCAGCTCATTCTCGGCGCCCCAAATTTTTATATCAAACGCCGGTTTCAGGATCAGTTCGCAGGGCTTGTATTGTCCGAGTGGGAACACGCCACCGGCATGCGCATGAGCCTACAGGTGGACGTCCTGAAAAACAATGGAAAACAGGCCGTAGAGCCTACCGGCGCCGAACCAAAGGCGCCGATACAGCTGGCGCTGCCCGGTATTCAAGTCAAACCGTTCAGCGGTCGCCTGTTGCGAAGAGATTTTACCTTTGACCAGTTTGTGGTCGGCACCAACAATGATTTTGCCTTTTCCGCGGCCCTGGCCCATGCCTCGCGCAAAGTGATGGATCAGAATCCGTTGATGCTCCTGTCCCAAACCGGCATGGGGAAAAGCCACTTATCCCAGGCAGTCGGGCACCATATTCTTTCTGAAAGGCCCCATGAGCGGGTGTTTTATATGACAGCGGAAGATTTTACCAACGAGATGGTACAATCCTTGCGCCAGGACTGCATCGACAAATTCAAAAAAAAATACCGGGACCATTGCGATGTTCTTTTGCTTGAAGATGTGCATTTTCTGAGCGGTAAAACACGTACGCAGTCCGAACTGGCCGCCACCCTGGATTATCTGAGCGATACGGGCAAAAAAATTATTTTTTCCAGTTGTTTTTCTCCCGTGGAGATTCCGAAAATTTCGGATTCACTCAGATCACGGCTCTCTTCAGGCCTGATCACCCGGATCGATACGCCTAATTTTCGAACCCGGGTCCGTATTCTTCAGAAAAAGGCAAAGGCTAAAAATCTGAATATTCCCGACGATGTCATCCATTATCTGGCCGGAGAGTTGTCGGAAAACGTTCGGCAACTGGAAAGCGGACTCATTGGTGTTTCGGCAAAATCCTCCCTTTTAAGCAAAGAGATCGATTTGGATCTGGCCGAAAGCGTGGTCAAGCATATTACCAGCCAGCGACAAACCATCACGGTTGAAAGCATCAAGCAGTTGGTATGCAAGCAATTCGGCATCAGCGCCGCCGATATCGCCTCCAAATCCCGCAAGCAGCATATTTCACGGCCAAGGCAAATCGCTATGTATCTTTCCCGTAAATATACGGACTCTCCCCTTCAGACCATCGGCAGGAGTTTTAACCGCTATCATGCCACCGTCCTTCATGCTGTCAACCTGGTTGAATCCGGCATCAAAGACAGCGGCGTGCTCAAGCAACAGGTCAACTACCTTGTCGACAAACTGGAGCGGGGTGTATTCTAA
- a CDS encoding FAD-linked oxidase C-terminal domain-containing protein: MPLENRIYAQLQHCVGSAHCTREKEDLACYAYDATRQMHLPDAVIFPGSTGEVAAILRLANEANFPVIPRGSGSGTTGGALPVNGGVVLVTTRLNKILHIDTDNLVAHVEPGVLTGHLHTEVEKLGLYYPPDPSSAEFSTLGGNLGECAGGPRAVKYGVTRDYVLGLEAVIGTGEIIHAGVQTTKGVVGYDLTRLMVGSEGTLGVITRMALRLIPKPESVRTLKVVFERIETAAETVSEIIRSGLVPRAIEYMDNASIRCAETYLKIGLPTTAGALLIIEVDGRNEETARDIQALKTLCDARGALEAVIAQNEQEAKNLWRARKALSPAMYLYGPDKINEDIVVPRSKIPDMVRKIEALKKETGLTMASFGHAGDGNIHFHIMLDKKVSRDALKAENAVSALFDYTLALGGTISGEHGVGTAKAPYFNREIGVVETRLMKKIKSAFDPRGVLNPGKIFS, encoded by the coding sequence ATGCCCCTTGAAAACCGGATATACGCTCAACTTCAACACTGTGTGGGAAGCGCCCATTGCACGCGCGAGAAGGAAGATCTGGCCTGCTACGCCTATGATGCCACCCGGCAAATGCATCTGCCGGATGCGGTCATCTTTCCGGGAAGCACAGGGGAAGTGGCGGCCATCCTTCGGCTGGCCAACGAGGCGAATTTTCCCGTCATCCCCCGGGGCAGCGGCTCCGGCACCACCGGTGGCGCACTACCTGTCAATGGAGGCGTCGTCCTGGTAACCACCCGTCTGAACAAAATTCTTCATATCGATACGGATAATCTCGTGGCCCATGTGGAGCCGGGCGTCCTGACGGGTCATCTTCACACGGAAGTCGAAAAGCTGGGCCTTTATTATCCGCCGGATCCATCCAGTGCCGAATTTTCAACGCTCGGCGGGAACTTAGGCGAGTGCGCCGGAGGCCCGCGTGCCGTAAAATACGGCGTTACGCGGGATTACGTGCTGGGACTTGAAGCGGTCATCGGCACAGGCGAGATCATTCATGCCGGGGTTCAAACCACCAAGGGCGTGGTCGGTTATGATTTAACCCGCCTGATGGTCGGCTCCGAAGGCACCCTGGGGGTGATCACCCGCATGGCACTTCGGCTCATTCCCAAGCCCGAATCGGTTCGGACCTTAAAAGTTGTGTTTGAAAGAATCGAAACCGCCGCGGAAACCGTATCTGAAATCATCCGGAGCGGTTTGGTTCCCCGCGCCATTGAATATATGGACAATGCATCCATCCGCTGCGCGGAAACGTATCTAAAAATCGGGTTGCCGACCACGGCGGGTGCGCTTCTCATTATTGAAGTGGATGGCCGGAATGAAGAGACCGCCCGCGATATTCAGGCCTTAAAAACCCTGTGCGATGCCAGGGGCGCGCTGGAAGCCGTCATCGCCCAAAATGAACAGGAAGCCAAGAATCTGTGGCGGGCGCGAAAAGCGCTCTCACCCGCCATGTATTTATATGGCCCGGATAAAATAAATGAAGACATCGTGGTACCACGCAGCAAGATTCCAGATATGGTGCGAAAGATAGAAGCCTTGAAAAAAGAAACCGGACTCACCATGGCCAGTTTCGGCCATGCGGGGGACGGCAACATTCATTTTCACATTATGTTGGATAAAAAGGTGAGCCGGGATGCGCTGAAGGCTGAAAACGCGGTCAGCGCGCTTTTCGATTACACGCTGGCGCTCGGGGGAACCATTTCCGGCGAACATGGGGTTGGAACCGCCAAGGCGCCCTATTTTAACCGGGAAATCGGCGTCGTTGAAACCCGGTTAATGAAAAAAATAAAATCGGCGTTCGATCCACGGGGAGTGCTCAATCCGGGTAAGATATTCTCCTAA
- a CDS encoding inositol monophosphatase family protein: MVEFIYSASDMDLEQIKSVGVRAACQAGEILRGFHGGALNIRKKGVIDLVTEADTASEKRIIDTIRSAYPGHDILAEESGLIIGDGKYQWIIDPLDGTTNFAHGLDVYSVSIAFSVAGQVVMGVVFSPAGGELFAAIKGKGATLNGKAIRVSSTESIADSLLVTGFPYNARDMMAPLLTRFSNCMAASQGIRRFGSAAIDLCYVACGRFDGFWEENLKPWDTAAGALIAEEAGGRVTNFQNSPFSNDMAQIVATNGFIHSEMLVLLGSENNIS; this comes from the coding sequence ATGGTCGAGTTCATATACTCAGCGTCAGATATGGATCTTGAACAAATCAAAAGCGTCGGTGTTCGTGCCGCTTGTCAGGCTGGAGAGATCTTGCGCGGCTTTCATGGCGGCGCATTGAATATTCGGAAAAAAGGGGTCATCGATCTGGTGACCGAAGCGGATACGGCATCGGAAAAGCGGATTATCGATACCATTCGTTCCGCTTATCCGGGCCATGATATTCTGGCGGAAGAAAGTGGCCTTATCATCGGCGATGGAAAATACCAGTGGATCATCGACCCGCTGGACGGTACCACTAATTTTGCGCATGGGCTGGATGTATATTCCGTTTCCATTGCCTTTTCGGTGGCCGGTCAGGTGGTGATGGGGGTGGTGTTTTCCCCGGCCGGCGGTGAGTTGTTTGCAGCGATTAAAGGAAAAGGCGCGACGTTAAATGGCAAGGCTATCCGGGTCTCATCCACTGAGTCCATCGCGGATAGCCTTTTGGTTACGGGCTTTCCGTATAACGCAAGAGACATGATGGCGCCGCTCTTGACGCGGTTTTCAAATTGTATGGCTGCCAGTCAGGGCATTCGGCGATTCGGTTCGGCAGCCATTGATCTATGTTATGTGGCTTGTGGGCGGTTTGACGGATTTTGGGAAGAAAATCTCAAGCCGTGGGATACGGCCGCCGGGGCGTTGATTGCCGAAGAAGCCGGCGGCAGAGTGACGAATTTTCAGAATAGCCCCTTTTCGAACGATATGGCGCAGATCGTGGCCACCAATGGCTTTATTCACTCCGAGATGCTTGTGTTGCTTGGAAGTGAAAATAACATAAGTTAG
- the hflX gene encoding GTPase HflX, translating into MKRLHGNTIGLKANQLHRLENLYRRRIPPQFVITPELCRDLAALSHETGRQMGLLVNRRGHVEFVIVGDAHGIVIPDTQSYRSAPGRLRGLRCIHTHLKETEGVSRDDLTDLSLLRLDLMAVVTVAGDGLAREIWVAHLIPSASEEAPYEILPPISPHHPEMDCLEMILALEREIGRSAGSIHYTESGIERALLVGVAIGPKQAALDSLNELKALSRSCGIEVVGTRLQQRSRADARYLLGSGKLQELSIVAQQAGVSLLVFDQELNPSQIRAITDLIDLKVIDRTQLILDIFAQRARTRDGKRQVELAQLRYLLPRLIAKNTAMSRLTGGIGGRGPGETKLEINRRRVRERITRLEKDLALVRKQRAQQRARRDRKQIPVISIIGYTNAGKSTLLNTLTHSHMLAESRLFATLDTASRRLRFPRDTEVIITDTVGFIRDLPKELMAAFRATLEELESADLLLHVVDVSSPHFEAHMDSVEKVLIELNLNRMPCLCAFNKQDRVAPELLAGLKGRLDGVFISARDPETLRPLIEEMEQLVNRCKPD; encoded by the coding sequence ATGAAGCGACTCCATGGGAACACCATCGGGCTGAAGGCAAATCAGTTGCACCGGCTTGAAAACCTTTACCGGCGGCGGATTCCACCGCAATTTGTCATCACTCCGGAGCTGTGCCGCGATCTTGCCGCGCTTTCCCACGAAACCGGCCGCCAAATGGGACTTTTGGTCAACCGCCGGGGGCATGTGGAATTTGTGATCGTGGGGGATGCGCATGGTATCGTGATTCCCGACACGCAGTCCTATCGCAGCGCTCCCGGTCGGTTAAGAGGACTTCGCTGCATTCATACGCATCTGAAGGAAACCGAAGGGGTCAGCCGGGATGATCTGACCGATTTATCCCTGCTGCGACTGGACCTTATGGCGGTGGTGACGGTCGCCGGTGATGGGCTGGCTCGCGAAATATGGGTCGCGCACCTTATCCCGAGTGCGTCCGAAGAGGCACCCTACGAGATATTGCCCCCGATTTCCCCGCACCATCCGGAGATGGATTGCCTGGAGATGATTCTGGCTCTGGAACGTGAGATCGGCCGGTCGGCGGGCAGTATTCATTATACCGAGAGTGGAATCGAACGGGCGTTGTTGGTCGGGGTCGCCATCGGACCCAAACAGGCTGCGTTGGATAGCTTAAATGAGCTGAAAGCGCTTTCCCGATCCTGCGGCATAGAGGTGGTCGGTACCCGGCTTCAGCAGCGCAGCCGGGCGGATGCCCGGTATCTTCTGGGTAGTGGAAAACTTCAGGAATTGTCCATTGTTGCGCAGCAGGCAGGGGTTTCCCTGCTGGTGTTTGACCAGGAGCTGAACCCTTCCCAGATTCGCGCCATCACGGACCTGATAGATCTTAAAGTGATTGACCGCACGCAACTGATTCTGGATATTTTTGCCCAGCGCGCCCGGACCCGAGATGGCAAGCGGCAGGTGGAGCTAGCCCAGTTGCGGTATTTATTGCCCCGGCTGATTGCCAAAAATACCGCCATGAGCCGGTTGACCGGCGGTATCGGCGGCAGAGGCCCCGGGGAAACAAAGCTTGAGATCAACCGCCGCCGGGTACGGGAACGAATCACCCGCCTTGAAAAGGATCTGGCGCTGGTCCGCAAGCAGCGCGCGCAACAACGGGCCCGCCGGGATCGCAAGCAAATTCCGGTTATTTCGATTATCGGCTATACCAATGCCGGAAAATCCACCCTGCTCAACACACTGACACACAGTCACATGCTGGCGGAAAGCCGTTTGTTCGCAACGCTTGATACGGCCAGCAGGCGCCTGCGGTTTCCACGGGATACGGAAGTGATCATCACGGACACGGTCGGGTTTATTCGGGATCTTCCCAAGGAGTTGATGGCGGCCTTTCGGGCGACGCTAGAAGAATTGGAAAGCGCGGATTTACTGCTGCATGTGGTGGATGTCAGCTCACCGCATTTTGAGGCGCATATGGATTCCGTGGAAAAGGTGCTGATCGAACTCAACTTGAACCGGATGCCGTGCCTTTGTGCCTTTAACAAACAAGATCGGGTGGCGCCGGAGTTGCTGGCCGGCTTGAAGGGCCGGCTGGACGGGGTCTTTATTTCCGCTCGTGACCCCGAAACACTTCGGCCGCTCATCGAAGAAATGGAGCAACTGGTCAACCGTTGCAAACCGGATTAA